The genomic region ATCGGAAGATATGTGGCCAAGACGCTTCACCATTGCTAGTTACAGTATCAATTACAACTACGATCAAGTAATTAAAGCAGACCCAGATGCAGCAGATGCAACCTATACCGCAAAACGTATATGGTGGGATGTAAAAAAATAAATTTTTAATTCTGAGATAGAAAAGCTGCCTGAAAAGGCAGCTTTTTTTTGTCTTTATGGAAAGGAAGGACGTTTTGTCTTTGAACCAGGAAAGGAAGGATGCAAGGATTGGCAGGATCATGTAGAAAGGATAAACGTGTATTTTTCAAAGGAGACGTTTAGTGAAACGTCTCTACGCATTGGCGTCCAATTGGCGTCTATACAATTTTGAACTTTATAGTCTCCCATAGGTCTTTATACTATCTACTAACTACTATTTCTTTCTTGGTTCAGATAAATTTATCTTCCTGTTTAAGCCAATGGGTCAAAACAACCATCCCGCGTATAAAATCAAAAATCTAGCAAACCCTAGGTCTAACTACTAACTACTAACTACTAACTACTCAATACCATCTAAAACTCATTTCCCTTTCAAACCCAATACAAACCCAATACAAACCCAATGCAGAACCAATTCCAAAGGGGTATGATATGGGTCTGCAATGGGTGTACAAGAGATGATACTCAAACAAAAACCGTTAAAGAATTCTGCTCGCTTCGCGATGCGATCTTAAGAAGGAAAGTGTATACATGAAAAAAGCTTCCAGATTCTGGAAGCTTGATGAGCGAAAGACGAGATTCGAACTCGCGACCCCAACCTTGGCAAGGTTGTGCTCTACCAACTGAGCTACTTTCGCTTGTTGTGATACAAAAATACAACAATAAGGCATTATTGTCAATACATACCCGGAAATATTCCTAAAATGCCTGTCAACAAATAATTTAAATTTTAATAGCGTCGACACAATTAATGCCGTCAATTGCTGCAGACACTATTCCTCCTGCATATCCTGCTCCTTCAGCACATGGGTATAGGCCGGCCACTTGCGGATGCTGGAAGCTATCTTTGTCTCTTGGAATTCGGATTGGAGAGGACGTTCTGGATTCTACGCCAACCAAAATTGCCTCATTGGTATAATACCCTTTCATCTTCTTGCCGAAGATCGGCAAGGCTCCTTGCAGGGATTTATAAACAAAACTTGGTAACACCTCCCGAAGATCGACCGAGCGGGTTCCAGGTTTGTACGAATTAATAGGAAGATCAGTAGATACTTTATTCTGTACGAAATCAACCATACGTTGTGCTGGCGCAACCAAACTGCCGCCTCCAAGTTGGAAAGCCTGCTGTTCAATCTGACGTTGGAATGCTAACATGGCAAATGCGTCCTCGCTGGACTTTGCTACATCTTCTAAATTGATCTGAATGACGGTTCCGGAGTTTGCATGCGGGTTATTGCGTTTGGATGGCGACCATCCGTTGACAACAATCTCCTCATGGTCTGTCGCACATGGTGCGATAATACCGCCCGGACACATGCAAAAGGAGAATACTCCCCTGTTATTCACCTGCTCCACTAAGCTATAGTAGGCTGGCGGAAGGTTTTCCGGACGCGTAGAACAGTGATACTGCGCCTGATCGATAATAGACTGTGGATGTTCGATACGTACGCCTAGTGCAAAGGGTTTCGCCTCCAGTAACCATCCTTTTTGTTGGAACAGCTCGAAGATATCCCTTGCCGAGTGTCCTGTTGCGACGATGACCTGATCTGCTTCAAAGGTTGCTCCTTCTGCAGTTTTGACACCTTTCACGCTGCCAAATTGTTCGATGATATCGACAACCTTGCAATCAAAGTGGACTTCACCACCACATTCGATAATGCGCTCGCGCATACTCTCGATGATATGCGGAAGTTTGTTGGTTCCGATGTGCGGACGAGCATCCACCATAATATCCTCCGGGGCGCCATGCTCCACAAAAATGGAAAGTACTAATTGCACATCTCCGCGCTTATTGGAACGAGTGTATAATTTACCATCGGAATAAGTCCCCGCGCCGCCTTCGCCATAGCAGTAGTTGGATTCCGGGTTCACAATGCCCTCTCTGTTAATCTTGGCTAAATCCCGACGGCGGTCTTG from Sphingobacterium sp. BN32 harbors:
- a CDS encoding NAD(P)/FAD-dependent oxidoreductase gives rise to the protein MQKEIEIALSPAHVNDEAFILKEGVKKLGISEKRVQGFHVRKRSIDARGKQVLFRMRVVYFIDEPVETPQFHTKLQQVNNAKPVIIIGAGPAGLFAAYRCLERGLKPIVLERGKKVQDRRRDLAKINREGIVNPESNYCYGEGGAGTYSDGKLYTRSNKRGDVQLVLSIFVEHGAPEDIMVDARPHIGTNKLPHIIESMRERIIECGGEVHFDCKVVDIIEQFGSVKGVKTAEGATFEADQVIVATGHSARDIFELFQQKGWLLEAKPFALGVRIEHPQSIIDQAQYHCSTRPENLPPAYYSLVEQVNNRGVFSFCMCPGGIIAPCATDHEEIVVNGWSPSKRNNPHANSGTVIQINLEDVAKSSEDAFAMLAFQRQIEQQAFQLGGGSLVAPAQRMVDFVQNKVSTDLPINSYKPGTRSVDLREVLPSFVYKSLQGALPIFGKKMKGYYTNEAILVGVESRTSSPIRIPRDKDSFQHPQVAGLYPCAEGAGYAGGIVSAAIDGINCVDAIKI